The following proteins are co-located in the Robbsia betulipollinis genome:
- the smc gene encoding chromosome segregation protein SMC produces MRLTSIKLAGFKSFVDPTQFQVPGQLVGVVGPNGCGKSNIIDAVRWVLGESRASELRGESMQDVIFNGSTNRKPGSRASVELVFDNTAHRAGGQWGQYGEISVKRVLTRDGTSSYYINNLPARRRDIQDIFLGTGLGPRAYAIIGQGTISRLIEAKPEDLRVFLEEAAGVSKYKERRRETENRLHDTRENLTRVEDIVRELSANLEKLEAQALVAERYRSLQQEGDEKQRLLWLLRQTEAENERQRHRRSIEAAQNEVASQTARLREIEADLETLRAAHYTASDTVQGAQALLYEANAEVSKIEAEIRFIVDARNRTTAQIGALDAQRQQWQTQARNARADIDAAEDALALAQGRSEQAQADAASAAETLPELETRWRAAQATLTEARAGIARTEQALKLEAAQRRNAEQQLQQLDARRERLRREASGLDMPDATRLEAARAQLAEQEAVRDAALERLAEAQTTVPQRDAERRRAEQQARDETARIAQLDARLGALRALQESVQTEGRVQPWLDKHELQTLPRLWKRLQVQRGWETAVESVLRERLAALEISDLDRVRALVADAPPAKLAFYAPPPAGRMPPAIEGLRPGLRPGLRPLLSLIRIDDPGLRAVLGDWLASAYAADDLAAALAARAQLPDGGCLVVPAGHQVSRCGIALYAADSENAGMLERAQEIDNLSREVRAQALLADEARLGAARAQAEYERAARDEADLRLRADAATRDAHALQLDVLTLAQAFERFTTRSTQIGAELEEIDAQRDEQRAAVAAADLAFEAHDATLAEIQARFEDEQSAFERLQEDLDVARQRLRDLERGAQDAGFDERNLAARIGELQRTVELGVEQLERIELELEDARAELAGIEDKTADTGLQQALAVRTQREQALAAVRTETDALTLQLRQTDEARLSTERSLQPLRERITEFQLKEQAARLSGEQFAEQLAAAAVGAAAVDIDALRARLAAQPDAQPKPAWLQAEVTRINQAVQALGAVNMAALEELTTARERKGFLDAQSADLVSAITTLEDAIHKIDQETRELLQGTFNEVNRHFGELFPRLFGGGQAKLVMTGDEILDAGVQVLAQPPGKKNTTIHLLSGGEKALTATALVFAMFQLNPAPFCLLDEVDAPLDDANTGRFANLVRAMSEKTQFLFISHNKIAMEMAQQLIGVTMQEQGVSRIVAVDMESAAGFVDNK; encoded by the coding sequence GTGCGTCTTACTTCGATCAAACTCGCTGGTTTCAAGTCTTTCGTCGATCCTACCCAGTTCCAGGTACCCGGCCAGCTCGTCGGCGTGGTCGGACCGAACGGGTGCGGCAAATCGAACATCATCGACGCCGTGCGCTGGGTGCTGGGCGAGTCGCGCGCTTCGGAACTGCGCGGCGAATCGATGCAGGACGTCATCTTCAACGGCTCGACGAACCGCAAGCCGGGCAGCCGCGCGAGCGTCGAACTCGTGTTCGACAACACCGCGCATCGCGCCGGCGGCCAGTGGGGCCAGTACGGCGAGATCTCGGTCAAGCGCGTGCTCACCCGCGACGGCACGTCCAGCTATTACATCAACAATCTGCCGGCGCGCCGCCGCGACATCCAGGACATTTTTCTCGGCACGGGTCTGGGGCCGCGCGCGTACGCGATCATCGGGCAGGGCACCATTTCGCGCCTGATCGAGGCCAAGCCGGAGGACCTGCGCGTCTTCCTGGAAGAAGCCGCGGGCGTGTCCAAGTACAAGGAACGCCGGCGCGAGACCGAAAACCGGCTGCACGACACACGCGAGAATCTCACCCGGGTCGAGGACATCGTGCGCGAGTTGAGCGCGAACCTGGAGAAGCTGGAGGCGCAGGCGCTGGTCGCCGAACGCTACCGCAGCCTGCAGCAGGAGGGCGACGAAAAACAGCGCCTGCTCTGGCTGTTGCGGCAGACCGAGGCGGAAAACGAGCGGCAACGGCATCGGCGCTCGATCGAAGCGGCACAAAACGAGGTCGCCTCGCAAACCGCGCGGCTGCGCGAGATCGAGGCTGATCTGGAGACGCTGCGCGCGGCGCACTACACCGCCAGCGACACGGTGCAGGGTGCGCAGGCGCTGCTCTACGAAGCCAATGCCGAGGTGTCGAAGATCGAGGCGGAAATTCGCTTCATCGTCGACGCGCGCAATCGCACCACCGCGCAGATCGGCGCGCTCGACGCGCAGCGCCAGCAATGGCAGACGCAGGCGCGCAACGCCCGCGCGGACATCGACGCCGCCGAGGACGCGCTGGCGCTCGCCCAGGGCCGCAGCGAACAGGCGCAGGCGGATGCGGCGAGCGCCGCCGAAACGCTGCCGGAACTGGAGACGCGCTGGCGCGCGGCCCAGGCGACGCTGACCGAAGCGCGCGCCGGCATCGCGCGCACCGAACAGGCGCTCAAGCTCGAGGCCGCGCAGCGGCGCAATGCCGAGCAGCAACTGCAGCAGCTCGACGCGCGCCGCGAGCGCCTGCGCCGCGAAGCGAGCGGACTCGACATGCCCGACGCGACCCGGCTCGAAGCGGCGCGGGCGCAGCTTGCCGAGCAGGAAGCGGTGCGCGACGCCGCGCTCGAGCGGCTGGCCGAGGCGCAGACCACGGTGCCGCAGCGCGATGCCGAGCGGCGCCGGGCCGAGCAGCAGGCACGCGACGAAACGGCGCGCATCGCGCAGCTCGATGCCCGGCTGGGCGCGCTGCGGGCCCTTCAGGAGAGCGTGCAGACCGAGGGCCGCGTGCAGCCCTGGCTCGACAAGCACGAATTGCAGACCCTGCCGCGGCTCTGGAAGCGTTTGCAGGTGCAGCGCGGTTGGGAAACCGCGGTGGAATCGGTGCTGCGCGAGCGGCTGGCCGCGCTCGAAATCTCGGATCTCGACCGGGTCCGGGCGCTCGTCGCCGACGCGCCGCCGGCCAAGCTGGCGTTCTATGCGCCGCCGCCGGCGGGTCGGATGCCCCCGGCGATCGAGGGTTTGCGTCCGGGTTTGCGTCCGGGTTTGCGTCCGTTATTGTCGCTGATTCGCATCGACGATCCAGGTCTGCGCGCGGTGCTGGGCGACTGGCTCGCGAGCGCGTACGCGGCCGACGATCTCGCCGCGGCGCTGGCTGCGCGCGCGCAGCTGCCCGACGGCGGTTGCCTGGTCGTGCCGGCCGGGCACCAGGTCAGCCGTTGCGGCATCGCCCTGTACGCCGCCGATTCCGAGAACGCGGGCATGCTCGAACGCGCACAGGAAATCGACAATCTGTCGCGCGAGGTGCGGGCCCAGGCGCTGCTGGCCGATGAAGCCAGACTGGGCGCGGCCCGCGCCCAGGCCGAGTACGAACGTGCGGCGCGCGACGAGGCCGATCTGCGCCTGCGCGCGGATGCCGCCACGCGCGATGCCCATGCGCTGCAGCTCGACGTCCTGACGCTCGCGCAGGCATTCGAGCGCTTCACCACGCGCAGCACCCAGATCGGCGCGGAACTCGAGGAAATCGACGCGCAGCGCGACGAGCAGCGCGCGGCGGTCGCGGCCGCCGACCTCGCGTTCGAGGCGCACGACGCCACGCTGGCGGAGATCCAGGCGCGCTTCGAGGATGAGCAGAGCGCATTCGAGCGCCTGCAGGAAGACCTCGACGTGGCGCGTCAGCGCCTGCGCGATCTCGAGCGCGGCGCGCAGGACGCCGGTTTCGACGAGCGCAATCTGGCCGCGCGGATCGGCGAACTGCAGCGCACGGTGGAACTGGGCGTCGAGCAGCTCGAACGCATCGAACTCGAACTCGAGGACGCGCGCGCTGAACTCGCCGGCATCGAGGACAAGACCGCCGACACTGGCCTGCAACAGGCGCTCGCGGTACGCACGCAACGCGAGCAGGCGCTCGCCGCGGTGCGCACCGAGACCGATGCGCTGACCCTGCAGCTGCGCCAAACCGACGAGGCGCGCCTGAGCACCGAGCGCTCGCTGCAGCCGCTGCGCGAGCGCATCACCGAATTCCAGCTGAAGGAACAGGCCGCGCGCCTGAGCGGCGAGCAGTTTGCCGAACAGCTGGCGGCCGCGGCGGTGGGAGCCGCGGCGGTCGATATCGACGCGTTGCGCGCGCGTCTCGCCGCGCAGCCGGACGCTCAGCCGAAGCCGGCCTGGTTGCAGGCGGAGGTCACCCGGATCAACCAGGCGGTCCAGGCGCTGGGCGCGGTCAACATGGCGGCGTTGGAGGAATTGACCACGGCGCGCGAGAGGAAGGGCTTTCTCGACGCGCAGTCGGCCGATCTCGTCAGCGCGATCACGACGCTGGAAGACGCGATCCACAAAATCGACCAGGAAACGCGCGAACTGCTGCAGGGCACCTTCAACGAGGTGAACCGCCACTTCGGCGAACTCTTCCCGCGGCTGTTCGGCGGAGGCCAGGCGAAACTGGTGATGACCGGCGACGAGATTCTCGATGCGGGCGTGCAGGTGCTCGCCCAGCCGCCGGGCAAGAAAAACACGACGATCCATCTGCTCTCGGGCGGCGAGAAGGCGCTGACCGCCACCGCCCTGGTGTTCGCGATGTTTCAGCTCAACCCCGCGCCGTTCTGTCTGCTCGACGAAGTCGACGCGCCGCTCGACGATGCGAACACCGGACGCTTCGCGAACCTGGTGCGCGCGATGTCCGAGAAAACGCAGTTCCTCTTCATTTCGCACAACAAGATCGCGATGGAGATGGCGCAGCAATTGATCGGCGTGACGATGCAGGAGCAGGGGGTGTCGCGCATCGTTGCGGTCGATATGGAATCGGCTGCGGGATTCGTCGACAATAAGTAG
- the def gene encoding peptide deformylase encodes MIRDILKMGDPRLLRLAQPVDDFDTPELHALVADMFDTMRAAKGAGLAAPQIGVDLQVVIFGFGTVQRYPDAPPVPETVLINPVILPVSQDMEESWEGCLSVPGMRGMVSRYSMIRYEGFDQYGNVIDRVAGGFHARVVQHECDHLIGKLYPMRMTDFSQFGFVDVLFPEQELADD; translated from the coding sequence ATGATTCGTGACATTCTGAAAATGGGTGACCCGCGCTTGTTGCGCCTGGCCCAGCCCGTCGACGATTTCGATACGCCGGAGCTGCATGCGCTGGTTGCCGACATGTTCGACACGATGCGCGCGGCCAAGGGCGCGGGGCTCGCCGCGCCGCAGATCGGCGTGGATCTGCAGGTCGTGATATTCGGCTTCGGGACGGTGCAACGCTATCCGGATGCGCCGCCGGTGCCGGAAACGGTCCTGATCAATCCGGTGATCCTGCCGGTGTCGCAGGACATGGAGGAAAGCTGGGAGGGGTGTCTGTCGGTGCCCGGCATGCGGGGCATGGTGAGCCGCTATTCGATGATCCGCTACGAGGGTTTCGACCAATACGGCAATGTGATCGACCGCGTCGCGGGCGGTTTTCATGCGCGGGTCGTCCAGCACGAATGCGATCACCTGATCGGCAAGCTGTATCCGATGCGGATGACCGACTTTTCCCAGTTCGGTTTCGTCGACGTGCTGTTTCCCGAGCAGGAACTCGCCGACGACTGA
- the dapC gene encoding succinyldiaminopimelate transaminase translates to MNPLLDTLQPYPFEKLRKLFADVVPPPALAAISFGIGEPKHATPSFVLDAYRTALGGLAVYPATAGGDALRAAAADWLTRRYGNVEVDPKTQILPVAGTREALFSIAQTVVDPTRGDAVVVCPNPFYQIYEGAALLAGATPWFANCLAENGYACDYAAVPAEVWARTQLVYVCSPGNPTGATLSLDGWRELFALSDRYGFVIASDECYSEIYFNDTPPLGSLEAAQQLGRGFDRLLAFTSLSKRSNVPGLRSGFVAGDANLIRPYLLYRTYHGSALSQTVQDVSVVAWRDEQHVVDNRAQYRRKFATVTPLLAEVLDVRLPDAGFYLWADVRRTGLDDVAFARALYAQTHVTVLPGSYLAREAAGVNPGSGHVRLALVAEYDECVAGARRIVEFCRRHARA, encoded by the coding sequence GTGAACCCGCTTCTCGATACCCTGCAGCCCTATCCATTCGAAAAGCTGCGCAAGCTGTTCGCCGATGTCGTGCCGCCCCCGGCCCTCGCCGCGATCAGCTTTGGCATCGGCGAACCGAAACACGCCACACCGTCCTTCGTTCTCGACGCCTATCGGACAGCGCTGGGCGGCCTGGCGGTCTATCCCGCGACGGCGGGCGGCGACGCGCTGCGCGCCGCCGCGGCCGACTGGCTCACGCGCCGCTACGGCAATGTCGAGGTCGATCCGAAGACGCAGATCCTGCCGGTCGCCGGCACCCGCGAGGCACTGTTCTCGATCGCGCAGACGGTCGTCGATCCGACGCGCGGCGACGCCGTGGTGGTCTGTCCGAACCCCTTCTATCAGATCTACGAAGGCGCGGCGCTGCTTGCCGGCGCGACGCCGTGGTTCGCGAACTGTCTCGCCGAGAACGGCTATGCGTGCGACTATGCCGCCGTGCCGGCCGAGGTCTGGGCGCGCACCCAGCTCGTCTACGTCTGTTCGCCGGGCAATCCGACCGGTGCGACGCTGTCGCTCGACGGCTGGCGCGAACTCTTCGCGCTGTCCGACCGGTACGGGTTCGTGATCGCCTCGGACGAGTGCTACTCCGAGATCTATTTCAACGACACGCCGCCACTCGGATCGCTGGAAGCCGCGCAGCAACTCGGGCGCGGCTTCGACCGCCTGCTGGCATTCACGAGCCTGTCCAAGCGCTCGAACGTGCCGGGCCTGCGCTCGGGCTTCGTCGCGGGAGACGCGAACCTGATCCGCCCCTATCTGCTGTACCGCACCTATCACGGCAGCGCGCTGTCGCAGACGGTCCAGGACGTGAGCGTGGTCGCCTGGCGCGACGAACAGCACGTCGTGGACAATCGCGCGCAGTACCGCCGCAAGTTCGCAACCGTCACGCCGCTGCTCGCCGAGGTGCTGGACGTGCGCCTGCCCGATGCCGGCTTTTATCTGTGGGCGGACGTGCGCCGCACGGGCCTCGACGATGTCGCGTTCGCCCGCGCGCTGTACGCGCAGACCCACGTGACGGTGCTGCCCGGTTCCTACCTCGCGCGCGAAGCCGCGGGCGTCAACCCCGGCAGCGGCCATGTGCGCCTGGCGCTGGTCGCCGAATACGACGAGTGCGTGGCGGGCGCCAGGCGCATCGTCGAATTCTGCCGGCGGCACGCACGCGCCTGA
- the dapD gene encoding 2,3,4,5-tetrahydropyridine-2,6-dicarboxylate N-succinyltransferase, producing the protein MTQDIQKVIDDAWEIRAELSPARAPAEIRAAVAEAIAQLDQGRARVAAPDADAPGGWVVNQWLKKAVLLSFRLEDNQPMAAGGFTQFYDKVPSKFADYTAADFAAGGFRVVPPAVARRGAFIARNVVLMPSYTNIGAYVDEGTMVDTWATVGSCAQIGKNVHLSGGVGIGGVLEPLQANPVIIEDNCFIGARSEIVEGVIVERDSVISMGVYIGQSTKIFDRETGEVMYGRVPAGSVVVPGNLPSKEGNCSLYAAIIVKKVDAKTRAKTSLNELLRGD; encoded by the coding sequence ATGACACAAGACATCCAGAAGGTTATCGACGACGCCTGGGAAATCCGCGCCGAACTGTCCCCCGCGCGCGCGCCGGCCGAGATCCGCGCCGCCGTCGCCGAGGCGATCGCGCAACTCGACCAGGGCCGCGCGCGCGTGGCCGCGCCGGACGCGGACGCCCCCGGCGGCTGGGTCGTCAACCAGTGGCTGAAGAAGGCCGTCCTGCTGTCGTTCCGCCTGGAAGACAACCAGCCGATGGCGGCCGGCGGCTTCACGCAGTTCTACGACAAGGTGCCGAGCAAGTTCGCCGACTACACCGCCGCGGACTTCGCCGCGGGCGGCTTTCGCGTCGTGCCGCCGGCCGTGGCCCGCCGCGGCGCCTTCATCGCGCGCAACGTCGTGCTGATGCCGTCGTACACGAATATCGGCGCCTATGTCGACGAAGGCACGATGGTCGACACCTGGGCGACCGTCGGTTCCTGCGCGCAGATCGGCAAGAACGTGCACCTGTCGGGGGGCGTGGGCATCGGCGGCGTGCTCGAGCCGCTGCAGGCGAATCCGGTCATCATCGAGGACAACTGCTTCATCGGCGCGCGCTCGGAAATCGTCGAGGGCGTGATCGTCGAGCGCGACTCGGTGATCTCGATGGGCGTCTATATCGGTCAAAGCACGAAGATCTTCGATCGCGAGACCGGCGAGGTGATGTACGGGCGCGTGCCGGCGGGATCGGTCGTGGTGCCGGGCAACCTGCCGTCGAAGGAAGGCAACTGCAGCCTGTACGCGGCGATCATCGTCAAGAAGGTGGATGCGAAGACGCGTGCGAAGACCTCGCTCAACGAGTTGCTGCGAGGCGATTGA
- a CDS encoding pseudouridine synthase → MTRPFSANRPASSDRSPRQEKGRPPAGPSHDARTPATAAVPTVAATPREDDGTLRLSKRMSELGLCSRREADEWIEKGWVRVDGERVDTLGIRVRPEQHVEVIRQAREQQNRLVTILLHKPVGHVSGQPEDGHPPAAALILPDNRWILDASRHRFEHVHLRALAPAGRLDIDSTGLLVFTQDGRIAKRLIGEASEVEKEYLVRVTYGTHQENVQAHFPADKLALLRHGLSLEDVALRPAEVDWQNGEQLRFVLHEGKKRQIRRMCELVGLEVVGLKRVRIGEVMLGSLPVGEWRYLAENEVF, encoded by the coding sequence ATGACCCGCCCCTTCTCCGCGAACCGTCCCGCTTCGTCGGACCGGTCGCCCCGCCAGGAAAAAGGCCGCCCCCCGGCCGGCCCTTCGCATGATGCCCGCACACCCGCGACCGCGGCGGTGCCCACCGTCGCGGCGACGCCCCGCGAGGATGACGGCACGCTGCGTCTGTCCAAGCGGATGTCGGAACTCGGCCTGTGTTCGCGCCGCGAAGCGGACGAATGGATCGAAAAGGGCTGGGTCCGCGTCGATGGTGAACGCGTCGATACGCTGGGCATCCGGGTGCGCCCGGAACAGCATGTCGAAGTCATCCGGCAGGCGCGGGAACAGCAGAACCGTCTGGTTACGATCCTCCTGCACAAGCCGGTCGGCCATGTCTCCGGTCAGCCCGAAGATGGTCACCCTCCCGCCGCGGCGCTGATCCTGCCGGACAACCGCTGGATTCTCGATGCCAGCCGGCATCGCTTCGAGCATGTGCACCTGCGCGCGCTCGCGCCCGCCGGGCGCCTGGATATCGATTCGACCGGCCTGCTGGTCTTCACGCAGGACGGTCGGATCGCGAAGCGCCTGATCGGCGAAGCGTCCGAGGTCGAAAAGGAGTATCTGGTCCGCGTAACCTACGGCACGCACCAGGAAAACGTACAGGCGCATTTCCCGGCGGACAAACTCGCGCTGCTGCGGCATGGGCTGTCGCTGGAAGACGTCGCGCTGCGCCCGGCCGAGGTCGACTGGCAAAACGGCGAGCAGTTGCGCTTCGTGCTGCACGAAGGCAAAAAACGTCAGATCCGGCGCATGTGCGAACTCGTGGGCCTGGAAGTCGTCGGTCTGAAACGGGTGCGTATCGGCGAGGTGATGCTCGGCTCGCTGCCGGTCGGCGAATGGCGCTATCTTGCGGAAAACGAGGTTTTCTGA
- a CDS encoding cell division protein ZipA C-terminal FtsZ-binding domain-containing protein, which yields MSAPTSPAVTATVVQNAGTPPTDAAVASRVSVTNTAPLDARVVASHAAARDDASTVSDHRAQGADIDAATPRAVGAAAPPDTAVAVAADAPDISATVDAAGAGTAGGAAVDADVVLPREPEQRREPVLSPIEPDPQSPATTVSNLPPVVVDRRIDCIIELEPGETVSGERIIPLAIRFRRAGSKPVYVEGRDQDGHWGTLRPGNQYGKLRAAVQLANRAGPLNELEFSEFVGGVHRLADALDAAAEFPDMTEVVQMARELDGFAAQCDAQLSVNVLSDNAPWSGSYVQAVASQDGLLLSRDGTRFVKLDAQQNPVFTLTFEGTNFLRDDLTYKGGHMITLLLDVPVADEDILPWRLMCDYARSLAQRIGARVVDDQRRVLPDASLQAIDERLMTLYARLETAGIPAGSAAARRLFSS from the coding sequence ATGAGCGCGCCGACGTCCCCGGCCGTTACCGCGACGGTAGTGCAGAACGCCGGTACACCGCCGACGGATGCGGCCGTCGCCAGCCGGGTGTCAGTCACGAATACGGCGCCGCTCGACGCGCGCGTCGTGGCGTCGCACGCCGCGGCGCGGGATGACGCGTCCACGGTCAGCGACCACCGCGCGCAGGGCGCCGATATCGATGCCGCGACCCCGCGTGCCGTGGGCGCGGCTGCGCCGCCGGATACGGCCGTAGCGGTCGCGGCCGATGCGCCAGACATCAGCGCTACGGTGGATGCAGCAGGTGCGGGCACCGCTGGCGGCGCTGCCGTGGATGCCGACGTAGTGCTGCCGCGCGAGCCGGAACAGCGGCGCGAACCGGTATTGAGCCCGATCGAACCGGACCCCCAGAGTCCCGCGACGACCGTTTCGAATCTGCCGCCCGTGGTGGTCGATCGCCGCATCGACTGCATCATCGAGCTGGAACCTGGCGAAACGGTATCCGGCGAGCGCATCATCCCGCTCGCGATCCGGTTCCGTCGCGCGGGCAGCAAGCCGGTGTACGTCGAAGGCCGCGACCAGGACGGCCACTGGGGCACGCTGCGCCCCGGCAACCAATATGGAAAACTGCGCGCGGCGGTGCAGCTGGCGAACCGCGCCGGCCCGTTGAACGAGCTGGAATTCAGTGAGTTCGTTGGCGGCGTGCACCGCCTGGCCGACGCGCTGGATGCCGCCGCCGAGTTCCCGGACATGACCGAAGTCGTGCAGATGGCCCGCGAACTCGATGGCTTCGCCGCGCAGTGCGACGCGCAGCTTTCGGTGAACGTCCTGTCGGACAACGCGCCCTGGTCGGGCAGCTACGTGCAGGCGGTGGCGTCGCAGGACGGTCTGCTGCTGTCGCGTGACGGCACGCGCTTCGTCAAGCTCGATGCGCAACAGAACCCGGTCTTCACGTTGACCTTCGAAGGCACGAACTTCCTGCGCGACGACCTGACCTACAAGGGCGGGCACATGATCACCCTGCTGCTCGACGTGCCGGTTGCCGACGAGGACATTCTGCCCTGGCGGCTGATGTGCGACTACGCGCGCTCGCTCGCGCAGCGCATCGGTGCGCGGGTCGTCGACGATCAGCGGCGGGTACTGCCGGATGCGTCGTTGCAGGCGATCGACGAACGCCTGATGACCCTTTACGCGCGGCTGGAAACGGCCGGCATTCCCGCCGGCTCCGCCGCCGCGCGCCGTCTGTTTTCGTCCTGA
- the ligA gene encoding NAD-dependent DNA ligase LigA, translated as MKPMIAEPSEEQPPERAIWLRAELERLNHAYYVRDDPAVPDAEYDRLFDALRRLEDAHPDLVTPDSPTQRVGGMAIAEFASVAHSVPMLSLNNGFLEEDVIAFDRRVSDALEKLRERRDASQPDARAESAETSETSEPAGDVRPPVDYACELKFDGLAMSLRYERGELVRGATRGDGATGEDVTDNIRTVRAIPLRLKGKNPPAVLEVRGEVLMFKRDFEKLNARQRDAGEREFANPRNAAAGSLRQLDSKITARRPLSFFAYGIGALEGAAMPATHAALLEWYETLGIPVCRERQVVQGAPGMLTFFHDVGARRAALPYDIDGVVYKVNRVAEQVALGFVSRAPRFALAHKFPAQEALTVLLGIDVQVGRTGAITPVARLAPVFVGGATVTNATLHNADEIARKDILIGDTVIVRRAGDVIPEVVGAIPDRRPADARAFVMPVQCPVCGSAIERLPDEAVSRCTGGLFCPAQRKQALWHFAQRRALDIDGLGDKIVDQLVEQQLVRTPADLFKLGFGTLAALERFADKSAQNLLDSLAHARATTLPRFIFALGIRQVGESTAKELARHFGNLDALMRADVTQLLAVRDVGPVVAESLARFFAEAHNVEVIEQLRAAGVHWQEGPGIETAPPGRLAGKTVVLTGTLPTLSRDDAKALLEAAGAKVAGSVSAKTHYVVAGADAGSKLVKAETLGVRILDEAAMQQLLNGEIE; from the coding sequence ATGAAACCCATGATTGCGGAACCGTCCGAGGAGCAGCCGCCCGAGCGTGCCATCTGGCTGCGCGCGGAACTCGAACGGCTCAACCACGCGTATTACGTCCGGGACGATCCGGCGGTGCCCGATGCCGAATACGACCGCCTGTTCGATGCGCTGCGGCGGCTCGAAGACGCGCATCCGGATCTCGTCACGCCCGATTCGCCGACGCAGCGGGTGGGCGGCATGGCCATCGCCGAATTCGCCAGCGTGGCGCACAGCGTGCCGATGCTGTCGCTCAACAATGGTTTTCTCGAAGAGGATGTGATCGCCTTCGACCGGCGCGTGAGCGACGCGCTGGAGAAGCTGCGCGAACGACGCGACGCGAGCCAACCGGACGCAAGGGCGGAATCCGCCGAAACGTCCGAAACGTCGGAGCCGGCCGGGGACGTGCGCCCTCCCGTCGACTACGCATGCGAGTTGAAGTTCGACGGCCTCGCGATGTCGCTGCGTTACGAACGGGGCGAGCTGGTGCGCGGCGCGACGCGCGGCGACGGCGCCACCGGCGAGGACGTGACCGACAATATCCGCACCGTGCGCGCGATTCCGTTGCGCCTCAAGGGGAAAAATCCCCCGGCGGTGCTGGAAGTGCGGGGCGAGGTGCTGATGTTCAAGCGCGACTTCGAGAAACTCAACGCACGGCAGCGCGACGCCGGCGAGCGCGAGTTCGCGAACCCGCGCAACGCGGCGGCCGGCAGCCTGCGGCAGCTCGATTCGAAAATCACCGCCAGACGGCCGTTGTCGTTTTTCGCCTACGGCATCGGCGCGCTCGAGGGCGCCGCCATGCCCGCCACGCATGCCGCCTTGCTCGAATGGTATGAAACGCTCGGCATTCCGGTTTGTCGGGAGCGCCAGGTGGTGCAGGGCGCTCCCGGCATGCTGACCTTCTTTCACGATGTCGGCGCGCGCCGCGCCGCCTTGCCCTACGACATCGATGGCGTCGTCTACAAGGTAAACCGCGTCGCCGAGCAGGTCGCGCTCGGCTTCGTCTCGCGCGCGCCGCGTTTCGCGCTGGCGCACAAGTTTCCCGCGCAGGAAGCGCTGACGGTATTGTTGGGCATCGACGTGCAGGTCGGGCGCACCGGCGCCATCACGCCGGTGGCGCGGCTCGCGCCGGTGTTCGTGGGCGGCGCGACCGTGACCAATGCGACGCTGCACAACGCCGACGAGATCGCGCGCAAGGATATTCTGATCGGCGACACCGTGATCGTGCGGCGCGCCGGGGATGTGATTCCCGAGGTGGTGGGCGCGATTCCGGACCGGCGCCCGGCCGACGCGCGCGCTTTCGTCATGCCGGTGCAGTGTCCCGTGTGCGGCTCGGCGATCGAAAGGCTGCCCGACGAAGCGGTTTCGCGCTGCACGGGCGGCCTGTTCTGTCCGGCGCAGCGCAAGCAGGCGCTCTGGCATTTCGCGCAGCGCCGCGCGCTCGATATCGACGGCCTGGGCGACAAGATCGTCGACCAGCTGGTCGAGCAGCAACTGGTGCGCACCCCGGCGGATCTGTTCAAGCTGGGTTTCGGCACGCTCGCGGCGCTCGAACGCTTCGCGGACAAATCCGCGCAGAACCTGCTCGATTCGCTGGCGCATGCGCGCGCGACGACCCTGCCGCGTTTCATCTTCGCGTTGGGCATCCGGCAGGTCGGCGAAAGCACGGCAAAGGAACTCGCCCGGCATTTCGGCAATCTGGACGCGTTGATGCGCGCCGACGTGACGCAATTGCTGGCGGTCCGGGACGTGGGGCCCGTGGTGGCCGAATCGCTCGCCCGGTTCTTCGCCGAAGCGCATAACGTCGAGGTGATTGAGCAATTGCGTGCAGCCGGTGTACATTGGCAGGAAGGCCCGGGCATCGAGACCGCGCCGCCGGGCCGTCTGGCCGGCAAGACCGTGGTGCTGACCGGCACGCTGCCCACCTTGAGCCGCGACGACGCGAAAGCCCTGCTCGAAGCCGCCGGTGCCAAGGTGGCGGGTTCGGTCTCGGCGAAAACGCACTATGTGGTGGCCGGTGCCGATGCCGGCAGCAAGCTCGTCAAGGCCGAGACGCTCGGTGTGCGCATACTCGACGAAGCCGCGATGCAACAACTGCTCAATGGAGAAATCGAATGA